One window of Anaerolineales bacterium genomic DNA carries:
- a CDS encoding cysteine desulfurase has product MIYLDYAATTPVDERVLAKMMPYFRESFGNPSSIHRYGQKAEAAVDQARDEVASVLRCLPEEIIFTSGGSEADNLALRGAMMARKDSTKWILTAKTEHPAVSKTGIQLAKDFGFLLEWLEVDQFGMVTVESLAKAVCNDTTMASIMYANNEIGTVNPIHDLAETAKTNQILLHTDAVQAAAYLDVDVGKLGVDLMSLGGHKFYGPKGVGALYIRKGTKLIPHITGGNQEFSLRAGTHNVPYIVGFAEALKLAAEEREARTAHVKPLRDHIIGTVLETVPDSKLTGHPEKRLPNHASFVFKDVDGNLLLQLLDSAGIACSSGSACKTGNPEPSEVIKALGYSDDWALGSLRITLGKGTTPEQVDSFLRTLPSLIDKARNLNA; this is encoded by the coding sequence ATGATCTATCTTGATTATGCCGCCACCACTCCTGTTGATGAACGCGTCCTCGCGAAGATGATGCCGTATTTCCGCGAATCGTTCGGGAATCCGTCGTCGATTCATCGCTACGGGCAAAAAGCCGAAGCGGCCGTGGATCAGGCGCGGGATGAAGTCGCCTCGGTTTTGAGATGCCTCCCCGAGGAGATCATCTTCACATCCGGCGGCTCCGAGGCGGATAACCTCGCTCTGCGCGGCGCGATGATGGCGCGAAAAGACTCGACCAAATGGATTTTGACTGCGAAAACCGAGCATCCTGCCGTGAGTAAAACAGGGATTCAGCTCGCTAAGGATTTCGGTTTTTTACTCGAGTGGCTGGAGGTCGACCAATTTGGAATGGTCACTGTCGAATCGCTGGCAAAGGCTGTCTGCAACGATACGACGATGGCGTCTATCATGTATGCCAATAACGAGATCGGTACCGTCAATCCCATCCACGATTTGGCAGAGACGGCAAAAACGAATCAAATCCTTTTGCACACCGACGCTGTTCAGGCTGCTGCATACCTCGATGTGGATGTTGGCAAACTCGGCGTCGATTTGATGTCGCTCGGCGGGCATAAATTTTACGGACCGAAAGGCGTTGGCGCCTTGTACATCCGCAAAGGGACGAAGCTGATTCCACATATCACCGGTGGAAACCAGGAGTTCAGTCTGCGCGCCGGGACGCATAATGTGCCCTACATTGTCGGTTTTGCCGAAGCATTGAAACTTGCCGCTGAAGAGCGTGAGGCGCGGACGGCGCATGTCAAACCTTTGCGAGACCATATTATTGGAACTGTGCTCGAGACGGTCCCCGACTCGAAGTTAACCGGCCACCCTGAAAAGCGATTGCCCAATCATGCTTCGTTCGTCTTCAAGGATGTGGATGGCAATCTTCTCCTGCAGTTGCTTGATTCTGCGGGCATTGCCTGTTCATCCGGCTCTGCTTGTAAAACCGGAAACCCTGAACCAAGCGAAGTCATAAAAGCCCTGGGATACTCGGACGATTGGGCGCTGGGCTCTCTGCGCATCACGCTTGGCAAAGGTACAACGCCGGAACAAGTTGATTCATTCTTAAGAACCCTGCCTTCATTGATTGATAAAGCAAGAAATTTGAATGCCTGA
- a CDS encoding TatD family hydrolase — MNLTDTHCHLYWNKFDEDRDEVIRRAIDAGVTKMLVPGTTIETCRQAIQLAERFEQVYAAVGIHPTDTDSFSENDIDGLYKLAGHKKVVAIGEVGLDYYWIKDSEKQKLQKRVLSLQVQMAEALKKPLVIHLREASDSVSGPVFDDFFKLIEPWIKQWETQNHALGLNPGVLHSFNGDSPLAAKGIQLGFFLGATGPVTYSKNASYREMIKSLPLDRLLIETDSPFLTPVPFRGKRNEPAFVHHIADKISEIHSKSPAEIAEITTANAARLFAWGD; from the coding sequence GTGAACCTTACCGACACTCACTGTCATTTATATTGGAACAAATTTGACGAAGACCGCGACGAGGTCATCCGGCGTGCCATCGATGCGGGTGTAACGAAAATGCTCGTCCCCGGCACGACGATTGAAACGTGTAGGCAAGCCATCCAACTTGCGGAACGGTTTGAGCAGGTCTATGCTGCCGTAGGAATCCACCCAACAGACACGGACTCATTTTCTGAAAATGACATCGATGGACTGTATAAACTTGCCGGGCACAAAAAGGTCGTCGCCATTGGCGAGGTTGGGTTGGACTATTACTGGATCAAGGATTCAGAGAAGCAAAAACTCCAGAAGCGTGTACTCAGTCTCCAGGTCCAGATGGCGGAAGCGCTGAAAAAACCGCTGGTCATCCATCTGCGAGAAGCGTCGGACTCGGTCAGCGGTCCCGTCTTCGATGACTTCTTCAAATTGATCGAGCCGTGGATCAAGCAATGGGAAACGCAGAACCATGCGCTTGGGTTGAATCCCGGCGTGCTCCATTCGTTCAATGGAGATTCACCCCTCGCCGCAAAAGGCATACAACTCGGCTTCTTTCTCGGTGCAACAGGTCCGGTCACTTATTCGAAAAATGCAAGTTACCGAGAAATGATTAAAAGTCTTCCGCTGGACCGGCTACTGATCGAAACCGATTCGCCCTTTCTCACTCCCGTGCCGTTTCGTGGCAAACGGAACGAACCGGCGTTCGTTCATCACATTGCTGATAAAATATCGGAAATCCATTCCAAAAGCCCTGCAGAGATCGCCGAGATCACCACTGCCAACGCGGCGCGGCTCTTTGCATGGGGAGATTGA
- a CDS encoding amidohydrolase family protein has translation MTQTVDTLFTNAVVLTMDEFLTQYDPGAVAVRGDSIVAVGPEADLKKEYSAKEVIDCGGKILMPGLVNAHTHVPMTLIRGLADDLRLDVWLMGYMLPVERQFVSPEFVRLGTLIACAEQIRSGVTTFNDMYFFEDDIAQATADAGMRAVCGESIMKYPAPDAPSYDDSLAYAREFIRKWKGHPLIVPAIAPHAPYSTTPEIIRACVDLATEFDVPLHIHISETAFEVENMRKEQGMPVIPYVKKLGLFEAKVIAAHCVHIDTGEIRTLQHANAGVSHNPSSNLKLASGFAPVAKMLADGLNVGIGTDGPASNNDLDMFEEVRLASFVAKAASNDPTVLPAAATLTMATRLGAQALHLGEITGSLEIGKRADMIVVDTGPLHNTPRFKRDPQNAYAQLVYAAKSTDVTDVMVNGKWLMRDRQLLTINEKELIAQARELAVKIDAFLTEREQSVLSKLIALGGSMEEESFEVQVKVKVEEPSLIVQNLMRDEIEITAHKHYRQFDEYFIFDDPNQGRLRFREDNLINEKGEIVNTRSRLTLLGVKREDEIGHDVLLSRSRFLAPAMQSLRFYREYFKPKTEISVEKDRLRWHIKYKNTEFFINLDEVKQPAMGTFLEVKSRTWSRKDADLKAELVNELLDILGAGKAETVTQDYIEILTA, from the coding sequence ATGACTCAAACTGTTGACACTTTATTCACCAATGCCGTCGTGCTGACGATGGATGAATTCCTGACTCAATATGACCCCGGCGCAGTGGCGGTCAGGGGCGATTCCATCGTCGCAGTTGGACCCGAAGCCGATTTGAAAAAAGAATATTCAGCGAAAGAAGTGATCGACTGCGGCGGGAAAATCCTTATGCCCGGCCTGGTCAACGCGCATACCCATGTGCCCATGACCCTCATCCGCGGTCTCGCCGACGACCTGCGTCTCGACGTCTGGCTGATGGGGTACATGCTTCCCGTCGAACGTCAATTCGTTTCACCGGAATTCGTGCGCCTCGGCACGCTCATTGCCTGCGCCGAACAAATCCGCAGCGGGGTGACCACGTTCAACGACATGTATTTCTTCGAGGACGACATTGCCCAAGCCACCGCCGATGCGGGCATGCGCGCGGTGTGCGGCGAATCGATCATGAAATACCCCGCGCCTGATGCGCCATCATACGACGACTCGCTCGCCTATGCCCGCGAATTCATCAGAAAATGGAAAGGCCATCCGCTCATCGTCCCCGCCATCGCGCCTCACGCTCCCTACTCGACCACTCCCGAGATCATCCGCGCCTGTGTCGACCTTGCCACAGAGTTCGATGTTCCCCTGCATATCCACATTTCCGAAACTGCATTCGAAGTGGAAAACATGCGCAAGGAACAGGGCATGCCGGTCATTCCGTACGTAAAGAAACTCGGCTTATTCGAAGCCAAAGTCATCGCCGCTCACTGTGTCCACATCGACACGGGCGAGATCCGCACGCTACAGCATGCCAATGCGGGAGTCTCGCACAATCCATCATCGAACCTGAAACTCGCTTCGGGTTTTGCCCCGGTCGCCAAAATGCTGGCAGACGGACTCAACGTGGGCATCGGCACCGACGGACCCGCATCCAATAACGACCTCGATATGTTCGAGGAAGTGCGCCTCGCCTCGTTCGTCGCCAAGGCTGCCTCCAACGACCCGACCGTTCTCCCCGCCGCGGCCACACTGACGATGGCGACCCGCCTCGGCGCACAGGCACTTCATCTCGGCGAAATCACCGGCTCTTTGGAGATCGGCAAACGCGCGGACATGATCGTTGTGGATACGGGTCCCCTCCACAACACGCCGCGCTTCAAACGCGATCCACAGAACGCCTATGCCCAATTGGTCTATGCGGCCAAATCGACCGATGTGACCGACGTGATGGTCAATGGAAAATGGCTGATGCGGGACCGTCAACTGCTTACGATCAACGAAAAGGAATTGATCGCCCAGGCTCGCGAACTTGCCGTCAAGATCGACGCCTTCCTGACGGAGCGCGAGCAATCGGTGCTTTCGAAGCTCATCGCTTTGGGCGGCTCGATGGAGGAGGAATCGTTCGAGGTGCAGGTCAAGGTCAAGGTCGAAGAGCCCAGCCTCATCGTCCAAAACTTGATGCGCGATGAGATCGAAATCACGGCGCACAAACATTACCGTCAGTTCGATGAATACTTCATTTTCGACGATCCCAACCAGGGACGCCTGCGTTTTCGCGAGGATAACCTCATAAACGAGAAGGGCGAGATCGTCAACACCCGGTCGCGCCTAACACTGCTCGGTGTAAAACGCGAGGACGAAATTGGGCACGACGTCCTGCTCTCACGGAGCCGCTTCCTTGCGCCCGCCATGCAGTCGCTGAGGTTCTACCGCGAATATTTCAAGCCAAAAACGGAAATCTCGGTGGAAAAGGACCGCCTGCGATGGCACATCAAATACAAGAACACGGAATTCTTCATCAATCTCGACGAGGTAAAACAACCCGCGATGGGGACCTTCCTGGAAGTGAAGAGCCGAACCTGGAGTCGTAAGGATGCCGATCTGAAAGCCGAACTGGTGAATGAACTGCTCGACATCCTTGGCGCCGGGAAGGCTGAAACCGTGACGCAGGATTACATCGAGATTTTGACCGCATGA
- the ruvX gene encoding Holliday junction resolvase RuvX — MRIFAVDHGEKRIGLAISDPTATIASPLKVIRHVSRVIDAAQVAEMALQNDAGLIVVGQSYDEDGNPNPAGRRAGRFADELRSQTNIPVVLWDESHSTQIARAARIELGVSRKKRAGHQDEYAAVVILQSYLESKRNS; from the coding sequence ATGAGAATTTTTGCAGTTGATCACGGCGAAAAGCGCATCGGTCTCGCGATCAGCGACCCAACCGCCACAATCGCCAGCCCCTTGAAAGTTATTCGGCACGTTTCGCGCGTCATCGATGCCGCGCAGGTGGCGGAGATGGCTTTGCAAAATGACGCCGGGTTGATCGTCGTCGGGCAATCGTATGACGAGGATGGGAATCCAAATCCCGCTGGACGCAGGGCAGGCCGCTTTGCCGATGAACTCCGCAGCCAGACGAATATTCCCGTCGTGCTGTGGGACGAATCCCACAGCACGCAGATCGCCCGTGCCGCGCGCATCGAGCTCGGGGTTTCGCGCAAAAAACGCGCCGGGCATCAGGATGAATATGCGGCAGTGGTGATCCTGCAATCCTATCTTGAATCGAAACGCAATTCATAG
- the mltG gene encoding endolytic transglycosylase MltG, with the protein MSSRFFKRYQLHFILGVLVFAFFACIFGFVYYIPARASLLYGPPARHLSISDRIEYSTRLLSYGGELTTPLDMNGVTQPFRVDSGETVASIASRLESGGFISSAGAFFDYAIYTGIDLTIQSGDFELSPAQSIIDIARSLQKFNPSDAVLTILPGWRMEEIAASLPTSGLTIPPEEFLSAANDPPQVLAFAEPVTMEGFFFPDSYTLPRETTIDQLLEAIGRNFAAKLTADLKNGFASQNLSIYQAVTLASIVEREAVKIEEAPLIASVYLNRIAIGMKLDADPTVQYAIGYQADKISWWKSPLALADLEIVSPYNTYLNPGLPPTPISNPGIEALTAVAFPQQSPYFYFRAACDGSGYHVYAETFEEQVANGCQ; encoded by the coding sequence ATGTCTTCCCGATTCTTCAAACGTTACCAACTTCATTTCATCCTTGGTGTACTGGTGTTTGCCTTCTTCGCGTGCATCTTTGGGTTCGTTTATTACATTCCCGCACGCGCTTCCTTGTTGTATGGTCCACCGGCAAGGCATCTTTCCATTTCAGATCGGATCGAATATTCGACCCGCCTGCTTTCTTATGGCGGCGAGCTAACGACCCCGCTCGATATGAACGGAGTTACGCAGCCCTTTCGCGTAGACTCCGGTGAAACGGTCGCATCCATTGCCAGTCGGCTAGAAAGCGGTGGTTTCATTTCCAGCGCAGGCGCCTTTTTCGATTATGCCATCTATACCGGCATCGATCTCACGATTCAATCCGGCGATTTCGAACTCAGCCCGGCGCAATCCATCATCGACATTGCCCGATCGCTTCAAAAATTCAATCCCTCCGACGCGGTGTTGACGATCCTGCCCGGCTGGCGGATGGAGGAGATCGCCGCTTCGCTCCCGACCTCCGGCTTGACCATCCCTCCCGAAGAATTTCTTTCCGCTGCAAACGATCCTCCTCAAGTTCTCGCGTTCGCGGAGCCAGTCACCATGGAAGGATTTTTCTTCCCGGATTCGTACACGCTCCCGCGCGAAACTACGATCGATCAATTGCTCGAAGCCATCGGGCGAAATTTCGCGGCGAAGCTTACAGCCGACCTTAAAAACGGATTCGCCTCCCAAAATTTAAGCATCTATCAGGCAGTGACCCTCGCCTCCATCGTCGAGCGTGAGGCAGTGAAAATCGAAGAAGCGCCGTTGATTGCCTCTGTCTATCTCAACCGTATCGCCATCGGGATGAAACTGGATGCCGATCCGACGGTTCAATACGCCATCGGGTATCAAGCCGATAAAATCTCATGGTGGAAAAGTCCGCTCGCGTTGGCGGATTTGGAAATTGTCTCCCCGTATAACACCTATCTTAATCCGGGCTTGCCTCCCACGCCCATCTCCAACCCCGGAATCGAAGCCTTGACCGCGGTGGCATTTCCACAACAATCACCCTATTTTTATTTCCGCGCCGCATGTGACGGGTCGGGGTATCACGTCTATGCCGAAACGTTCGAAGAGCAGGTGGCGAACGGGTGCCAGTAG
- a CDS encoding helix-hairpin-helix domain-containing protein gives MSDFLHFLNTADLNTLTQVSGVNRQLAGNLIAARPFDSAEDCLSVKGMGKTLLRKLELFAEAQGNGSENSAMVPVEKEAMPAPVEKTPTGEDSAKEQDSFLKRLGRAFLFFMKALIRLILLAMLFAAVGAMFYFGLPYIQKTFIAPVEENTAQIQSMEAEIAGLQAQLDEMNGRVTLLEDSIEAHSASIEKLEQMQVSLEEEMKTNDDALLLELKHEAMFTRALDTLARARLYLAQSNFGLAKTDVQTARDLLVELETRTKDEVFAQAIARLDLALGNLTDFPVVASGDLEIAWQILISGKAPAATATFTGTPTPAPAGSETPSAAPETFTPTPFPPPGTGTP, from the coding sequence ATGTCCGACTTCCTTCACTTCCTCAATACTGCCGATCTCAACACACTGACCCAGGTATCCGGCGTGAACCGTCAACTGGCGGGGAATCTTATCGCCGCACGCCCCTTTGATTCTGCCGAAGATTGCCTCAGCGTCAAAGGCATGGGCAAAACTCTGCTCAGGAAGTTGGAACTTTTTGCCGAGGCGCAGGGCAATGGATCGGAAAACAGCGCCATGGTCCCCGTGGAGAAAGAGGCGATGCCCGCACCTGTGGAAAAGACTCCGACTGGGGAGGATTCAGCGAAAGAACAGGATTCCTTCCTCAAGCGTCTAGGGCGGGCATTCCTTTTCTTCATGAAAGCGCTGATCCGTTTGATCCTGCTGGCGATGCTTTTCGCAGCGGTCGGCGCGATGTTCTATTTTGGGCTGCCTTATATTCAAAAGACGTTCATTGCGCCGGTGGAGGAGAACACTGCACAAATCCAAAGCATGGAGGCGGAGATTGCAGGCTTGCAAGCGCAACTGGATGAAATGAACGGGCGCGTGACCCTGCTCGAGGACTCGATTGAAGCGCATTCGGCTTCGATTGAAAAATTGGAGCAAATGCAGGTATCACTCGAAGAGGAAATGAAAACGAACGACGACGCTCTCCTGCTCGAATTGAAACACGAAGCAATGTTCACTCGCGCATTGGATACGCTTGCCCGCGCAAGGCTTTATCTTGCCCAAAGCAATTTTGGTCTTGCAAAAACCGATGTGCAGACAGCGCGCGACCTGCTGGTCGAATTGGAAACCCGCACCAAAGACGAAGTCTTTGCACAAGCAATTGCGCGGCTCGACCTTGCCCTTGGGAATCTGACTGATTTCCCTGTTGTGGCTTCGGGTGATCTCGAGATCGCATGGCAAATCTTGATCTCAGGCAAGGCGCCAGCCGCAACCGCGACGTTTACCGGGACGCCAACCCCTGCGCCGGCCGGATCAGAAACGCCCTCCGCTGCACCTGAGACTTTCACACCGACACCGTTTCCACCGCCTGGTACTGGCACGCCATAA
- a CDS encoding phosphoglucomutase/phosphomannomutase family protein yields MTQKLIFGTDGWRGVIAEDYTFDNVRRCAQGFASYMLSQGKQGQWIVVGHDKRFGSEHFAAAVAEVLAGNGFNVYLTDGATPTPVIAYAVVDKKAAGAVNITASHNPPTDNGFKVRNETGGAIDPDGLKQIEGGIPDDVKDVKRKGFKEAEIGGEIVKFDAATPYIDHLNRDRLIDLQPIKDAGLTVVVDAMWGNGAGWFTRLLGGGKTKVIEIHNERNPLFPEMKRPEPIRPNIDVGLKATVENKADVLLITDGDADRCGLGDENGEFINQLRAYALLAYYLLEVRGERGDIVKTLSTTGMLNKLGEIYGVPVHETGVGFKYVAPKMTETNALIGGEESGGYAFRGNVPERDGILAGLFMLDFMVKTGKKPTQLLKDLFAKVGGEYFYDRVDSPFTGDASARRKIIMDNNPKTLGGLKVTDLITIDGFQYKLEDGGWMLIRFSGTEPILRVYCETRHGDKVKAILEDGLKVAGIK; encoded by the coding sequence ATGACACAAAAACTGATTTTCGGCACGGATGGCTGGCGGGGTGTGATCGCGGAAGATTACACTTTCGATAATGTTCGCCGCTGCGCGCAGGGATTTGCATCCTACATGCTCTCGCAGGGTAAACAAGGACAATGGATCGTGGTCGGGCACGACAAGCGCTTTGGCAGTGAACACTTTGCCGCCGCAGTGGCGGAGGTCCTGGCAGGAAACGGATTCAATGTTTATCTTACTGATGGCGCGACCCCAACCCCGGTGATCGCCTACGCAGTTGTGGATAAAAAAGCCGCAGGGGCGGTAAATATCACAGCGAGTCACAATCCGCCCACTGATAACGGATTTAAAGTCCGCAACGAGACAGGCGGCGCAATCGACCCCGATGGTTTGAAGCAGATCGAAGGCGGAATCCCTGATGATGTCAAGGATGTGAAGCGCAAAGGATTTAAAGAAGCAGAAATAGGAGGCGAGATCGTCAAATTCGATGCGGCGACACCCTACATTGACCATCTCAACCGCGACAGGTTGATCGATCTCCAGCCAATCAAAGACGCAGGGTTGACCGTCGTCGTGGATGCCATGTGGGGCAACGGCGCGGGTTGGTTTACCCGTCTGCTTGGTGGTGGCAAGACGAAAGTCATAGAGATTCATAATGAGCGCAACCCGCTTTTCCCCGAGATGAAACGCCCCGAGCCCATCCGCCCGAATATCGACGTGGGATTGAAAGCCACCGTCGAGAACAAAGCGGATGTCCTGCTCATCACCGACGGAGACGCCGACCGCTGTGGTCTTGGCGATGAGAACGGCGAGTTCATCAATCAACTGCGCGCCTATGCGCTTCTTGCCTATTATCTGCTCGAAGTGCGCGGGGAACGCGGCGACATCGTCAAAACACTTTCGACAACGGGGATGTTGAATAAACTCGGCGAGATCTACGGCGTACCCGTTCATGAGACGGGCGTGGGGTTCAAATACGTCGCTCCAAAGATGACCGAGACCAATGCCTTGATCGGCGGTGAAGAATCCGGCGGATACGCCTTCCGTGGCAACGTTCCCGAACGCGATGGAATCCTTGCGGGATTGTTCATGCTCGACTTTATGGTCAAGACTGGTAAGAAACCCACCCAATTATTGAAAGATCTATTCGCAAAAGTCGGCGGCGAATATTTCTACGACCGGGTGGATAGTCCTTTCACGGGAGATGCCAGCGCGCGCAGGAAGATCATCATGGATAATAACCCCAAGACCCTGGGCGGCTTGAAAGTGACCGACCTCATTACAATTGACGGCTTCCAATACAAATTGGAGGATGGCGGCTGGATGCTCATCCGTTTCAGCGGCACGGAGCCGATCCTGCGCGTCTACTGCGAGACGAGACACGGTGATAAGGTGAAGGCAATCCTGGAAGACGGGTTGAAAGTGGCGGGAATAAAATAA
- a CDS encoding baseplate J/gp47 family protein: MKTKIITLESHDDLISVRDKLSWAKTPRILLVWPRYEKVTLRLLDLKVLQRHADSLGAQLGLVTKRVNVQRDAESLGIPVFESTTAAQSNAWPESPPRTRRTPQAPRKGLRAMRENAHVREASWRTSLLGRVLTFTAGVAAVLALAGLFIPRAVVTLNPEAQTISLIIPVNASPNFEAVSLSGEIPARTISMTVSEEQTLVLSNLISVPKAKAAGIALFTNSGPEEIIILAGTVVATNTLIRFATMNEARLPAGLDESVEIKIEAVEAGAGGNVEANTIRIVEGTLGLSVKVTNPEPTTGGTNEDMIGSTEEDRVNLREQTVYKLGLIAEEQIRANLGEGDLLIADTLAFKDIQREEYSLPVGEPGNELSLSMQAVFEAKYILADDLRVLAASAVNASIPDGFSPNSEMTIMPLETPFTDSAGITRFPLQASQPTLREVDLMQVFDLIRGREVTAAALAVKESLSLQNEPKIQITPSWWKWLPLIPFNISIDVR; the protein is encoded by the coding sequence TTGAAAACCAAGATCATCACACTTGAATCTCATGACGACCTGATCTCCGTCCGCGATAAATTGTCGTGGGCGAAAACTCCGCGCATCCTATTGGTGTGGCCCAGATATGAAAAGGTCACTTTGCGTCTGCTGGACTTGAAAGTCCTCCAACGCCACGCAGATTCGCTCGGGGCACAGCTGGGACTCGTCACAAAACGGGTGAATGTACAACGGGATGCGGAGTCGTTGGGAATCCCGGTATTTGAATCGACAACCGCGGCTCAATCGAACGCCTGGCCCGAGTCACCGCCCCGAACCCGGCGCACCCCGCAAGCGCCTCGTAAAGGCTTGCGCGCAATGCGCGAAAATGCGCATGTGAGAGAGGCGTCATGGCGGACATCGCTTTTGGGACGGGTGCTCACCTTTACGGCGGGAGTTGCGGCTGTCCTGGCGCTGGCAGGTCTATTCATCCCGCGAGCCGTTGTGACTTTGAATCCGGAAGCGCAGACCATATCTCTGATCATCCCGGTCAACGCAAGCCCGAATTTTGAGGCAGTCTCTCTTAGCGGTGAAATCCCCGCCCGGACCATATCCATGACCGTGTCTGAAGAACAGACGCTTGTCCTTTCAAATTTAATTTCCGTTCCAAAAGCCAAGGCTGCAGGGATTGCACTGTTCACGAATTCGGGTCCGGAAGAGATCATCATCCTTGCAGGGACAGTGGTGGCGACGAATACACTGATCCGGTTTGCGACCATGAACGAGGCGAGATTGCCAGCGGGACTTGATGAAAGCGTTGAAATCAAGATCGAAGCGGTGGAAGCAGGCGCGGGCGGGAATGTCGAAGCGAATACGATCAGGATCGTCGAAGGTACGCTTGGACTTTCGGTAAAGGTAACAAACCCGGAGCCAACGACCGGTGGAACGAACGAAGACATGATCGGCTCGACCGAAGAAGACCGCGTCAATTTGCGGGAACAAACCGTGTATAAGTTAGGTTTGATCGCCGAAGAACAAATCCGCGCAAATCTCGGCGAAGGCGATCTGTTGATCGCGGACACTTTGGCATTCAAAGACATCCAACGCGAGGAGTATTCCCTGCCAGTGGGCGAACCGGGTAACGAGTTGAGCCTCTCGATGCAGGCGGTATTTGAAGCGAAGTACATCCTTGCGGATGACCTGAGAGTTCTTGCCGCCTCTGCTGTGAATGCATCCATACCGGATGGATTTTCTCCGAACAGCGAAATGACGATTATGCCGCTCGAGACCCCGTTCACTGATTCGGCGGGCATCACCCGTTTCCCCTTGCAAGCCTCGCAGCCCACTCTGCGCGAAGTGGATTTGATGCAGGTTTTCGATCTCATCCGCGGGCGAGAGGTAACCGCCGCCGCGCTCGCGGTCAAGGAATCCCTCTCCCTGCAAAACGAACCGAAGATTCAAATTACCCCTTCATGGTGGAAATGGCTGCCATTGATTCCCTTCAATATATCGATTGATGTGAGATGA